From one Trifolium pratense cultivar HEN17-A07 linkage group LG1, ARS_RC_1.1, whole genome shotgun sequence genomic stretch:
- the LOC123898763 gene encoding beta-glucuronosyltransferase GlcAT14A, translating to MQNPGTTTTSSTTTQSQCSSLSSFLTTTLFRDPKPILYTFLLISLFSIILILSLTSSSLSSTHTRPDPFLYPAHQTHRIIYDQDKTTPPPPSIAYLISGSKGDSSRILRLLSATYHPLNHYLLHLDPSAPHSDRANLALVVQSNPIFKAAKNVHVMGKPDFVYSKGSSPVSFTLHAASILIRLSLQWDWFVSLSADSYPLVTQDDLLHIMSFLPKDMNFVNHSSYIGWKESRKLKPIIVDPGLYLSEGTEMFYATQKRDLPSAYRLFTGSSFSILSRNFMEFCLLGVDNLPRILLMYFSNTPSSLSNYFPTVLCNSRQFNKTVINKDLLYAIYDSHRNDLRPLNSTDYDDMIHSGVAFAKKFQQDDPVLDLIDQKILGRSPGSVVPGGWCLGEPGNSTCLTWGDASILRPGTGSQRLEKAIVELLSNGTFRSRQCI from the exons ATGCAAAACCcaggaacaacaacaacatcatcaacaacaacacaatCACAATGTTCTTCACTTTCATCATTTCTTACAACAACCTTATTCAGAGACCCAAAACCAATCTTATACACTTTCCTACTCATCTCTCTCTTCTCAATCATCCTAATCCTCTCTCTCACTTCTTCTTCACTTTCTTCAACCCATACCCGACCCGATCCATTTCTCTACCCGGCCCATCAAACCCACCGCATCATCTACGACCAAGACAAAACCACCCCTCCACCTCCTTCAATAGCATACCTCATTTCCGGTTCAAAGGGTGATTCTTCTCGGATCCTAAGATTACTTTCTGCAACCTATCATCCACTAAATCACTATCTTCTTCATCTTGACCCTTCAGCTCCTCATTCAGATCGTGCTAATTTGGCTCTTGTTGTTCAATCTAACCCCATTTTTAAAGCTGCAAAGAATGTTCATGTTATGGGAAAACctgattttgtttattcaaAAGGATCTTCTCCTGTTTCTTTTACTCTTCATGCTGCTTCTATTTTGATTCGTTTGTCTCTTCAATGGGATTGGTTTGTTAGTCTCAGTGCTGATTCTTATCCTCTTGTTACTCAAGATG ATCTTCTCCACATCATGTCGTTTCTGCCTAAAGATATGAACTTTGTAAATCATTCAAGCTATATTGGGTGGAAAGA GTCGAGGAAGTTGAAACCCATTATCGTTGATCCCGGTCTGTATCTTTCTGAAGGGACTGAAATGTTTTATGCTACTCAGAAAAGGGATCTTCCTAGCGCTTACCGTTTGTTTACAG GTTCATCTTTCTCGATTTTAAGTCGTAATTTTATGGAGTTTTGCCTTTTAGGAGTAGACAACCTCCCTCGGATTCTACTGATGTATTTCTCAAACACACCGTCATCGCTGTCCAATTATTTCCCTACAGTTCTCTGCAATTCTCGACAATTCAACAAAACAGTCATAAATAAAGACTTGTTATATGCTATTTATGATAGCCATAGAAACGATCTTCGACCACTGAATTCGACGGATTATGATGACATGATTCATAGTGGAGTCGCCTTCGCTAAAAAATTCCAGCAAGATGATCCTGTGCTTGATCTCATCGACCAAAAAATTTTGGGCCGAAGTCCTGGATCAGTTGTTCCTGGTGGATGGTGTTTAGGTGAGCCCGGGAACAGCACCTGTTTAACATGGGGTGATGCCAGTATCTTAAGACCTGGTACAGGCTCTCAACGGCTTGAGAAGGCGATTGTTGAATTGCTGTCGAATGGAACTTTTCGATCTCGACAGTGTATATAA
- the LOC123898854 gene encoding E3 ubiquitin-protein ligase CIP8-like, with product MEEYCCRARPHFSLSPSFPSVDSSTYVNIQPISSDIYFNILVEYTHMFVPTDGTRSFGSTCRHVLRNVSMEQLMQETTFVPWFSKINFPNDAFRLVFEEILQCANHMVFEDEEDLNVFSIRVDLDVTTPLEDDSCDEGDYYKDEENNGLDEDEEEIEIEEQQEEDSDLVPAITRGTKGESYEDYYTDEEEMEVEEEEDNRLVAARSIEGESYELDYADNYGYDGNVDLEEDEEEMEVEEEEEDNEVVTRASEVEGYEVDYEDSYSYEGYDGLEEDEEEMIFEEEHIRFNPAAKSCIEELEMVEVEEVAKCVICFEDLNAGVRLPCSHIFHANCIQDWLEVANSCPLCRFQFRIADTCVDYL from the coding sequence ATGGAAGAATATTGTTGCAGGGCACGCCCTCATTTCTCTTTGTCACCGTCTTTTCCTTCGGTTGATTCTTCCACCTATGTTAACATACAACCTATTTCGTCCGATATATATTTCAACATCCTAGTTGAATACACACATATGTTTGTTCCAACCGATGGAACTCGATCTTTTGGAAGTACTTGTCGTCACGTTCTTCGTAATGTCTCAATGGAACAACTGATGCAAGAAACTACTTTTGTACCAtggttttcaaaaataaattttccaaACGATGCTTTTAGGTTGGTGTTTGAAGAAATATTGCAATGTGCTAATCATATGGTTTTTGAAGATGAAGAGGACCTAAATGTTTTTAGTATTCGAGTTGATTTAGATGTTACGACGCCTCTTGAAGATGACAGTTGTGATGAAGGTGATTATTATAAAGATGAAGAGAACAACGGTTTGGATGAGGATGAAGAGGAAATAGAGATTGAAGAACAACAAGAAGAAGATAGTGATTTGGTTCCCGCTATTACGAGGGGTACGAAGGGTGAAAGTTATGAAGATTATTATACAGATGAAGAGGAAATggaagttgaagaagaagaagataataGGTTGGTTGCTGCTAGGTCTATTGAAGGTGAAAGCTATGAACTTGATTATGCAGACAATTACGGCTATGATGGCAATGTTGATTTGGAGGAGGATGAAGAGGAAATggaggttgaagaagaagaggagGATAATGAGGTTGTTACAAGGGCTAGTGAGGTTGAAGGTTATGAAGTTGATTATGAAGACAGTTACAGCTATGAAGGCTATGATGGTTTGGAAGAGGATGAAGAGGAAATGATCTTTGAAGAAGAACATATTAGGTTTAATCCTGCGGCTAAGTCTTGTATCGAGGAATTGGAGATGGTAGAAGTTGAAGAAGTGGCAAAatgtgttatttgttttgaAGATCTTAATGCCGGTGTCCGATTGCCGTGTTCACACATCTTTCATGCAAACTGTATCCAAGATTGGTTGGAGGTCGCCAACTCCTGCCCCTTGTGTAGGTTCCAATTTCGAATTGCAGACACTTGTGTAGATTATTTGtaa